One stretch of Miscanthus floridulus cultivar M001 chromosome 18, ASM1932011v1, whole genome shotgun sequence DNA includes these proteins:
- the LOC136521001 gene encoding disease resistance protein RGA2-like: MEKLQWILSAGANFYEETQTNNELDRLRATLPKARKLICRVEWGMFKDKELAKLLSHLKDTTYDAEDILRELDDQRLRQSIQAADRSRAGQLLSSSLNLAKIWILRGKARIKEMQDKLDKVVAEIEGMLNLMGLMSFEPSQIMPETSSVISAPEVVGRDGERDVLIEMLGVTIGREAQRDQVIKLLGVQLAGTGGNSSDSEGGGSNRRKREAASNNGVASTSRAKRPKGNSGRAGLAETTNCTNNVSVISIVGIGGVGKTTLAQFIYNDPRVQHHFGVVIWVCVSDLFDKRRITKEIIESIPGKKFDTSSCSLNALQVELKERLKMCPKFLLVLDDIWPNANAYWEAFYAPLRYGPEGSMVLVTTRCPVVATRVTTSNCEPVQLEGLPTDIFWDFFRKCAFGTNNPESYPHLQDIGKSICTRLCGSPLAAKTLGRLLNMSLTEQHWMTIQKSELWELRHEENEILPALQLSYLYLSEEVKRCFIFCSMFPKDYSFERDEIVSIWVAEGFVVPGGSMRLEDVGIIYFDELRNRFLFQTDPKCPNKTRYVMHDLIHDMAVSFSMDECLVMQDLRNQNKKSRMQNTVRHMSIEVGGESLTRMGDIQHLNKLHSLRFGIRFDVEITWFNQLSNILFLSLKGCQLVKLPESICELNSLRYLDISHSSVQELPEKFWCLCNLQVLDASHSKLQRIHQGVTKLINLRHLALPAKSSQTLSWVRGLGNLSCLRNLSEYIVAEETGRGIDELKFMNQLNGTLCIRSLANVWSEEEAAEARLVGKQYLKELVLQWRQGSLRLTRSDNGVLEGLRPHSRIECLKVDAFCGDRLPSWFKPEDLPTLRSLELSYCVSLESLSIPCSADGTQTGGNDGTQHASSSISRNNGIVSFAFTRLTTLGVFKCWALTNLEQFLTPEILPSIKSVTLEECGDLVSIPVHTFVGFACLQDLKICHCPKLECPREMVLPPSLRRLCIVNCNELDRSFPACLENLTSLTLLQLCGCARVKCILSNSIVTLTCLVICGCWELASIGGLQGLASIQHVELSHCPKLTEVQQPFEKKELQTKEGKELLKYLRGYGDLDAADPLI, from the coding sequence ATGGAGAAACTACAATGGATTCTCTCAGCCGGGGCCAACTTCTACGAAGAGACCCAGACGAACAACGAGCTGGACCGCCTCCGAGCCACCTTGCCCAAGGCTCGCAAGCTCATCTGTCGCGTCGAGTGGGGCATGTTCAAGGACAAGGAGCTGGCGAAGCTTCTCTCGCATCTCAAGGACACCACCTACGATGCAGAGGACATCCTCCGCGAGCTAGATGACCAGAGGCTGAGGCAAAGCATACAGGCCGCTGACCGGAGCAGGGCAGGTCAGCTCCTATCTTCCTCTCTGAATCTTGCCAAAATTTGGATCCTTCGTGGCAAAGCAAGGATAAAGGAGATGCAAGATAAGCTCGACAAGGTTGTGGCTGAGATCGAGGGGATGCTCAATCTTATGGGACTTATGAGCTTTGAGCCATCACAGATCATGCCGGAGACGAGTTCGGTTATCAGCGCCCCGGAAGTTGTTGGTCGTGATGGTGAACGAGATGTGTTGATCGAGATGCTTGGTGTGACGATTGGGCGCGAGGCCCAACGGGATCAGGTGATCAAACTATTGGGAGTGCAACTCGCCGGGACCGGGGGCAATAGCTCTGACTCTGAAGGTGGTGGATCTAATCGCCGGAAGAGAGAAGCCGCAAGCAATAATGGTGTCGCTTCCACATCCAGAGCCAAGCGACCAAAAGGAAACAGCGGCAGGGCTGGACTTGCTGAGACTACTAACTGCACCAACAATGTTTCTGTCATCTCGATTGTTGGTATTGGCGGTGTGGGGAAGACTACCCTAGCTCAGTTCATCTACAATGATCCAAGGGTGCAACACCACTTTGGTGTGGTGATATGGGTCTGTGTCTCCGACTTGTTTGATAAGAGAAGGATAACAAAGGAGATCATTGAATCCATCCCTGGGAAGAAATTCGACACATCATCATGCAGTCTAAATGCTCTGCAAGTCGAATTGAAGGAGCGTCTGAAGATGTGCCCAAAATTCCTTCTGGTGTTGGATGACATTTGGCCGAATGCTAATGCATATTGGGAGGCATTTTATGCACCTCTGAGGTACGGACCAGAAGGCAGTATGGTCTTAGTGACTACAAGATGTCCAGTGGTTGCTACTCGTGTTACCACAAGCAACTGTGAGCCTGTCCAACTTGAAGGATTGCCTACTGATATATTTTGGGATTTCTTCAGAAAGTGTGCATTTGGTACAAATAACCCAGAGTCATATCCTCACTTGCAAGATATTGGTAAGAGCATTTGCACTAGGTTGTGCGGGTCTCCTTTGGCTGCAAAAACACTCGGGCGCTTGTTGAATATGAGCCTGACAGAGCAACACTGGATGACTATCCAGAAGAGTGAACTCTGGGAGCTGCGGCATGAAGAGAATGAGATATTACCAGCCCTTCAACTCAGCTATTTGTATCTCTCAGAAGAGGTTAAGAGATGTTTCATATTTTGCTCCATGTTTCCCAAGGATTATAGCTTTGAAAGAGATGAGATAGTTAGCATTTGGGTGGCCGAGGGCTTTGTTGTGCCAGGGGGAAGCATGCGTCTTGAAGATGTGGGGATTATTTACTTTGATGAATTGAGAAACAGATTTCTTTTCCAAACCGATCCAAAATGCCCGAATAAAACAAGGTACGTAATGCACGATCTGATCCATGATATGGCTGTGTCCTTTTCTATGGATGAATGCTTGGTGATGCAAGATTTAAGAAACCAGAACAAGAAGAGCAGAATGCAGAATACAGTTCGGCACATGTCGATTGAGGTGGGTGGTGAGTCATTGACCAGAATGGGAGATATTCAACATTTGAATAAACTGCATTCACTTAGGTTTGGAATCAGATTTGATGTTGAAATTACCTGGTTCAATCAGCTCTCTAACATTCTATTTTTGAGCCTAAAAGGCTGCCAGCTGGTAAAGCTACCCGAAAGCATATGTGAGCTGAATAGTCTCCGTTATCTTGATATATCTCATAGCAGTGTACAAGAATTACCTGAGAAATTCTGGTGCCTTTGCAACCTACAAGTTCTTGATGCAAGTCATTCAAAGCTGCAAAGAATTCATCAGGGCGTAACAAAGCTAATCAACTTGCGCCATCTAGCACTGCCAGCAAAATCCTCTCAGACCTTGTCATGGGTAAGAGGGCTTGGAAACCTGTCTTGTCTACGAAACTTGAGTGAGTATATAGTTGCAGAAGAGACTGGGCGAGGAATTGATGAGCTGAAGTTCATGAATCAGCTCAACGGAACGCTTTGCATCAGATCTCTTGCTAATGTTTGGAGCGAGGAAGAGGCTGCTGAGGCTAGACTTGTTGGAAAGCAATACCTCAAGGAACTTGTTCTACAGTGGCGACAGGGATCATTAAGGTTGACGCGCAGTGATAATGGAGTGCTCGAAGGCTTGCGTCCGCATTCGAGAATTGAATGCCTTAAAGTCGATGCCTTTTGTGGTGATAGGCTTCCAAGCTGGTTTAAGCCAGAAGACCTTCCAACTTTAAGAAGCCTGGAGCTTTCCTACTGTGTTTCCTTGGAAAGTTTATCAATCCCCTGCTCTGCCGATGGAACACAAACGGGTGGCAATGATGGGACGCAGCATGCAAGCAGCAGCATCAGTCGCAACAATGGAATTGTGTCCTTTGCCTTTACACGCCTCACTACTTTAGGTGTTTTCAAATGCTGGGCGCTGACAAATCTTGAGCAGTTCTTGACCCCAGAGATACTGCCATCCATCAAGTCGGTAACGCTTGAGGAGTGTGGGGATCTCGTATCAATACCGGTTCATACTTTTGTGGGGTTTGCTTGCCTACAGGACCTGAAAATATGTCATTGTCCCAAGCTGGAGTGCCCACGGGAAATGGTTCTGCCCCCCTCACTCCGACGACTCTGTATAGTGAATTGCAATGAGCTGGACAGGTCATTCCCAGCCTGCCTAGAGAACCTCACCTCTCTCACCCTCCTGCAGTTGTGTGGATGTGCCAGGGTCAAGTGCATCCTGTCGAACTCGATCGTCACGCTCACATGCCTGGTAATATGTGGCTGCTGGGAGTTGGCATCCATCGGAGGATTGCAGGGCCTTGCATCCATACAGCATGTCGAGCTATCTCACTGCCCTAAGCTTACTGAGGTGCAACAGCCCTTCGAGAAGAAGGAACTACAGACCAAGGAGGGGAAGGAACTACTCAAATATTTACGTGGTTACGGGGATTTGGATGCAGCAGACCCATTAATATAG